In Hyperolius riggenbachi isolate aHypRig1 chromosome 1, aHypRig1.pri, whole genome shotgun sequence, the genomic window ATTTATTTGATAGGATATTAAAGGCACACGCTGCTACACGCCTCGCTTTGCCGAGTCTATAACAGAAAACCTTCTTTTTCTTAGTAAGTCCTCTGTGAGCATACGGACAAAGGTGGTTCTCAGAAAGTCCAAATGCTTCACTGGCAGCCAACACAAATGGAACAGCTGGTTGAGTTCTTCCGGGCAAAGGTTGTCTTGAAGGTATATTGAATATTCCTTCAGCCAGTTTTTGTCCCATAGGAGAGGAGCGGAAAGGTTTCAAGTCAGCAGAACTCCCAAAGACATCTATAGTTACAAAATTGTAGTTGTTATCAACTATAGCTGCTAGCACCATGGAAAAATGTCTTTTATAATTATATGTGCGTGATTCAGACATTGGAGGCATCAGTATTCGAATGAGTCTCCCATCTAACGCCCCTATACAGTTTGGAAACTGTGTACTCTGCCAGAACAAGTCCACATTCTCTAGCCACTGTTGCTGTGTAGGCTCGGGCATAATAGAACTCTTCAGTTCCTCCCAGATGGCTTGGCATGTTTCTTTCAAAATCTTCCCTATTGTTGTTGTGCCCATAAGGAAAAGAACACGTAGAGAGGCAAATGACTCACCAGTAGCAAGATATCTGAAATTGTAAAAGCAAGAGAGATGAAGTTGTTATATTTCTGTAAATAACATGCATGTACAAAATAATCCAATGCCAATTATAGGACTGTATGGCAGGGGACAAGAGGGGCTTGAAAAGAATTGTGCATTATAATTTTCCTATCTTTTGCTTCTTTTAGTAAAGACTAGTAAGATAATTTACTTATTTAAAAGTAGTTTTCTTTGGGGCCtaaagtatacctgaactgaAGCAAAGCTAccaaaggtaagcacagaggcatgttaatgctggatccacatacctctgtacgTTGTCTTTATCTCCTATTTCCCACCAGTCTCTGTAATCACTTCTTGAAAAACTTGACTTTCGGCAAAAGTCTGATTTTCAGACAAGTAGAAGCAGGCTTGCCGCAATGTTCTCTCCTATCACTCTCCctaaggggagtgaatggggcagaGAAAGTCACTTTTTTCGAGGAACAATTGTGGCGATTGGAAGGAACTAGCAGaacggacaatgcacagaggtatgaggATGCAGCATGAATATATCTCTGTGctaaccttaggtagctttgcctcgggtaaggtgtccattaaccacttcaccccagagACAATTTTACTATTACCGCCAAGAGACATTTTCAGCTTTCAgcactcttcccattcatttg contains:
- the LOC137512208 gene encoding uncharacterized protein isoform X1, with protein sequence MKSPAVDFYSEMGEMVTMMLLLRRRKKALEQKRKRQRRFWVHPMISQRLSIGHFPLLFRELRKNPEKFFSYTRMSVATFDSLLVVLRPRLMRITTNMRKSITPEERLIVTLRYLATGESFASLRVLFLMGTTTIGKILKETCQAIWEELKSSIMPEPTQQQWLENVDLFWQSTQFPNCIGALDGRLIRILMPPMSESRTYNYKRHFSMVLAAIVDNNYNFVTIDVFGSSADLKPFRSSPMGQKLAEGIFNIPSRQPLPGRTQPAVPFVLAASEAFGLSENHLCPYAHRGLTKKKKVFCYRLGKARRVAACAFNILSNKWRVLKSTMQLNVDTAGTVVQACCILHNYVHQKEGHTDEEVATENLLPVAFKPVRAPLYVHRIRDMFADYFISSSGENPGQHSVDVVGC